A single genomic interval of Polynucleobacter necessarius harbors:
- a CDS encoding HAD-IA family hydrolase: MSQIHKSNRLYDLIVWDWDGTIMDSTPTIVHCIQQACRDLGFKAPDDALASSVIGLGIQDSLRRAVPWIEPQHFQKLTERFRYHYLAKDHELDLFVGIRELLEELHAQQYLLGVATGKSRVGLDRSLQHHQIGHLFHETRTADESFSKPHPGMLLELSDVTQVPTRCMLMIGDTTHDLDMAANAGVDAVAVTYGAHPPDTLKASPSLIHVDNVAQLSQWLKQNL, from the coding sequence ATGTCGCAAATCCATAAATCAAATCGACTATATGACCTGATTGTTTGGGATTGGGATGGCACCATCATGGATTCCACGCCAACCATTGTTCATTGCATTCAGCAGGCTTGTCGCGACTTGGGTTTTAAGGCGCCAGATGACGCCCTAGCAAGTTCAGTGATTGGCTTAGGTATTCAGGATTCATTAAGAAGAGCGGTTCCTTGGATTGAGCCGCAGCATTTTCAAAAGCTGACAGAACGTTTTCGTTATCACTATTTAGCGAAAGACCATGAGCTCGATTTGTTTGTCGGCATTCGCGAGCTTCTAGAGGAGTTGCATGCCCAGCAGTATTTATTGGGTGTTGCGACCGGTAAATCTCGCGTAGGTTTAGATCGTTCGCTACAGCATCATCAGATTGGCCATCTCTTTCATGAGACGCGTACAGCTGACGAATCATTTTCTAAGCCCCATCCTGGGATGTTGCTAGAGTTATCGGATGTCACTCAAGTGCCAACACGCTGTATGCTCATGATTGGCGATACCACCCATGACTTAGATATGGCGGCGAATGCCGGTGTAGATGCGGTGGCAGTCACTTATGGCGCTCACCCACCTGACACCTTGAAAGCTTCGCCATCATTGATCCATGTCGATAATGTTGCGCAACTTTCGCAATGGCTTAAACAAAACTTGTAA
- the fabG gene encoding 3-oxoacyl-ACP reductase FabG, translating to MNLDLSGQIALVTGASRGIGQAIADELVKCGAKVIGTATSESGAQAIDERLKASGGVGKVLNVTAPNACEEIIDLIFKEYGGINILVNNAGITRDNLAMRMKSDEWTDVIDTNLSSVFRLSQAVMRPMMKARGGRIINITSIVGHMGNPGQANYAAAKAGVSGMTRALAREIGSRNITVNCVAPGFIDTDMTRALSEEQQNALKVNIPLARLGSPEDVAQAVAFLASPAAGYITGNTLHINGGLYLA from the coding sequence ATGAATCTCGACTTAAGCGGACAAATTGCCTTAGTAACCGGCGCCTCACGCGGCATTGGCCAGGCAATTGCGGATGAGTTAGTAAAGTGTGGCGCCAAGGTGATTGGCACTGCTACTTCAGAGAGTGGAGCCCAGGCCATTGACGAGCGTTTAAAAGCTTCGGGTGGTGTCGGCAAGGTCCTGAATGTTACCGCGCCAAATGCTTGTGAAGAAATCATTGATTTGATCTTCAAAGAATATGGCGGCATCAACATATTGGTAAATAACGCAGGCATCACTCGTGATAACTTGGCGATGCGCATGAAGTCAGATGAGTGGACTGATGTGATCGACACCAATCTCAGCTCAGTTTTCCGCCTTTCTCAAGCGGTGATGCGCCCGATGATGAAGGCTCGTGGCGGTCGCATTATCAATATCACCTCTATTGTTGGTCACATGGGTAATCCCGGTCAGGCAAACTACGCTGCCGCAAAAGCGGGTGTTTCTGGGATGACTCGTGCGTTGGCCCGTGAAATTGGCAGTCGCAATATCACCGTGAATTGCGTAGCCCCTGGATTTATTGATACCGATATGACCCGCGCTTTGAGCGAAGAGCAGCAAAATGCCCTAAAAGTGAACATTCCTTTGGCTCGATTGGGTAGCCCCGAGGATGTGGCTCAGGCAGTAGCATTTTTGGCCTCTCCGGCGGCTGGCTATATTACGGGTAATACCCTACATATCAATGGCGGACTCTATTTAGCATAA
- a CDS encoding beta-ketoacyl-ACP synthase III, with translation MSIFAKVAGTGSYLPELRLTNQDLVGRLAKTGLETSDEWIKTRSGISARHFAAENELTSDLAVKAAQAALASAGMTSEDLDLIILATSTPDHLGGFPSTACVVEDKLGAHTSCAAFDVQAVCAGFTYALAIADAFIRSATYKKVLVIGAETFSRILNFQDRGTCVLFGDGAGAVVLEASTEAGILSTALHADGSQRDILCVPGRAGNGAVHGSPFMTMDGQAVFKLAVKVLEQVAHEALEKANLKPEQIDWLVPHQANIRIMEGTAKKMGMSMDKVIVTVHEHGNTSAASIPLALDSGVRAGQIQRGQHLLLEGVGGGFAWGAVAIKY, from the coding sequence ATGAGTATCTTTGCAAAAGTAGCTGGTACAGGAAGTTATCTGCCTGAACTGCGATTAACAAATCAGGATTTAGTGGGGCGCCTCGCTAAAACTGGCTTAGAAACAAGTGATGAATGGATTAAAACGCGTAGTGGCATTTCCGCACGTCACTTTGCGGCTGAGAATGAGTTAACTAGCGATTTGGCGGTAAAGGCTGCGCAAGCCGCTCTAGCTAGTGCTGGCATGACCTCCGAAGATCTAGATCTGATTATTTTGGCGACTTCTACGCCAGATCATTTGGGTGGTTTTCCGAGTACCGCTTGCGTGGTGGAAGATAAATTGGGTGCGCATACTTCTTGCGCTGCATTTGATGTGCAAGCGGTTTGTGCTGGCTTCACTTACGCACTTGCTATTGCGGACGCTTTTATTCGTTCCGCAACATACAAAAAAGTACTGGTGATTGGCGCTGAAACATTCTCACGCATTTTGAATTTTCAAGATCGTGGCACTTGTGTTTTATTTGGTGATGGCGCAGGAGCGGTCGTACTTGAGGCTTCAACAGAGGCGGGCATTCTGTCTACCGCTTTGCATGCCGATGGTAGTCAACGCGATATTTTGTGTGTTCCTGGGCGCGCTGGCAATGGCGCAGTACACGGTTCACCATTTATGACAATGGATGGGCAAGCGGTATTCAAATTGGCTGTGAAGGTCTTAGAACAAGTCGCCCATGAGGCGCTTGAAAAGGCCAATCTCAAGCCTGAACAAATTGACTGGTTAGTACCTCATCAAGCGAATATTCGCATCATGGAGGGCACTGCCAAGAAGATGGGCATGTCGATGGACAAGGTGATTGTTACCGTGCATGAGCATGGCAATACTTCAGCCGCATCGATTCCGCTGGCATTAGATTCTGGTGTGCGCGCTGGACAGATCCAGCGCGGTCAACATCTTTTATTAGAAGGTGTTGGGGGTGGCTTTGCTTGGGGTGCGGTTGCCATTAAATATTAA
- a CDS encoding YceD family protein gives MNRNQVLPQVQLSSKPSALKRVDFCVPQSYKGSGFWGISELPRLAKEASTVVAGDGFNWALETHFEDSPGSEPHQAMDWGFQGWLHLICQRCLQDCAVDLTEKRRFILVATEEEADAYPPEDEEQEPLVVSQHFNLLETIEDEVLLSLPLIPKHPEGFCESYASVFGEGADEGGSDERENPFNVLKNMKKN, from the coding sequence ATGAATCGTAATCAAGTTTTACCTCAAGTCCAGTTATCGTCCAAGCCAAGCGCTTTGAAGCGGGTCGACTTTTGCGTCCCTCAATCCTACAAAGGCTCTGGTTTTTGGGGTATTTCAGAGCTTCCCAGGCTAGCTAAAGAGGCGTCCACTGTTGTAGCTGGGGATGGTTTTAACTGGGCATTAGAGACCCATTTTGAGGATTCTCCTGGTAGCGAGCCCCATCAGGCGATGGATTGGGGTTTTCAGGGATGGCTTCATCTGATTTGTCAGCGCTGTTTGCAAGATTGCGCTGTTGATTTGACTGAAAAACGCCGGTTTATTCTGGTGGCCACCGAGGAGGAGGCTGACGCCTATCCGCCAGAGGATGAGGAGCAAGAGCCTTTAGTGGTTAGTCAGCATTTCAACCTCCTGGAAACCATTGAGGATGAGGTTTTGCTGTCCTTACCTCTCATTCCAAAACATCCAGAAGGGTTTTGCGAGTCTTATGCCTCTGTTTTTGGGGAGGGGGCTGATGAAGGGGGCTCAGATGAGCGAGAAAATCCCTTTAACGTATTGAAAAATATGAAGAAAAACTGA
- the acpP gene encoding acyl carrier protein — translation MDNIEQRVKKIVAEQLGVAEGDIKNESSFVNDLGADSLDTVELVMALEDEFGIEIPDEEAEKITTVQLAIDFAKSKAQG, via the coding sequence ATGGACAACATCGAACAACGCGTTAAGAAAATCGTCGCTGAGCAATTGGGCGTCGCAGAAGGAGATATCAAGAATGAATCTTCTTTCGTGAACGACCTGGGCGCTGACTCTCTTGACACTGTTGAGCTGGTTATGGCTTTGGAAGATGAATTCGGCATTGAAATTCCTGATGAGGAAGCTGAAAAGATCACCACAGTTCAGCTCGCGATCGACTTCGCTAAATCAAAAGCTCAGGGTTAA
- the fabD gene encoding ACP S-malonyltransferase: protein MTFAFVFPGQGSQSVGMLNSIAERPEVRATLQEASEALGEDVAKLIAEGPAEALSLTTNTQPVMLTAGVAFYRAWLAAGGPAPKVMAGHSLGEYSALVAAGVISFKDAVSLVRFRAEAMQSAVPVGTGGMAVILGLGDETVIQVCAEASAASGGVVEAVNFNAPGQVVIAGASDAVTKACELLKAAGAKRALPLPVSAPFHSSLLQPASEKLQGYLANIEFKAPTIPVINNVDVAILHDPIAIKDALVRQAAKSVRWQETIQAMAGQGITQVVECGPGKVLAGLTKRINDQVTGVPVFDEASLNEVWASLK, encoded by the coding sequence ATGACATTTGCATTCGTATTCCCAGGTCAAGGTTCTCAATCCGTTGGTATGCTCAATTCGATTGCTGAGCGCCCAGAAGTACGTGCAACATTACAAGAGGCTTCAGAGGCTTTAGGCGAGGATGTTGCAAAGCTGATCGCCGAAGGTCCTGCTGAAGCATTGTCTTTAACAACCAACACGCAGCCAGTGATGTTGACTGCTGGCGTGGCTTTCTATCGAGCCTGGTTGGCTGCTGGCGGTCCTGCGCCTAAAGTTATGGCTGGACATAGCCTGGGCGAATACTCTGCCTTAGTTGCTGCTGGTGTCATTTCTTTTAAAGATGCTGTGTCTTTAGTGCGTTTTCGTGCAGAAGCGATGCAAAGCGCCGTGCCAGTTGGTACGGGCGGTATGGCTGTTATTTTGGGTTTGGGTGACGAAACTGTTATTCAAGTATGCGCAGAAGCAAGTGCTGCTTCTGGTGGTGTAGTGGAGGCGGTCAATTTCAATGCGCCTGGACAAGTGGTGATTGCGGGTGCGAGTGATGCTGTAACTAAAGCTTGTGAATTATTAAAAGCGGCCGGTGCAAAACGCGCCTTGCCATTGCCAGTATCTGCCCCATTCCATTCTTCTTTATTGCAGCCTGCATCTGAAAAGCTTCAAGGCTATTTGGCGAATATCGAATTTAAAGCCCCAACTATTCCCGTGATCAATAACGTAGATGTAGCTATCTTGCATGATCCGATTGCCATCAAAGATGCTTTGGTGCGTCAAGCTGCTAAGTCTGTACGTTGGCAAGAAACGATTCAAGCGATGGCGGGACAAGGTATCACTCAAGTCGTCGAGTGTGGTCCTGGCAAGGTATTGGCAGGTCTGACTAAACGCATTAATGATCAAGTGACTGGTGTGCCAGTCTTTGATGAGGCTAGCCTGAATGAAGTGTGGGCAAGTTTGAAATAA
- a CDS encoding Maf family nucleotide pyrophosphatase, translating into MSISKNNSSIPQLILASTSKYRRELLERLRIPFEVISPKVAETPLTGESTLDLALRLAHAKAAAVAKEHPDAWVIGSDQVADLCGAAIGKPGNFESALAQLQLMRGQTVTFQTALCLMKCEIQTTLCVPTEVTFRKLSDDVLENYLLAEESYDCAGSAKSEGLGISLLESIKSDDPTALIGLPLIALTGLLRDAGFFIPVNNIQQ; encoded by the coding sequence ATGAGTATTTCTAAAAATAACTCCTCCATCCCACAGTTAATTCTGGCATCTACATCGAAATATCGACGCGAACTTTTGGAAAGGCTGCGCATTCCATTCGAGGTCATCTCCCCAAAGGTGGCTGAGACCCCGCTCACCGGAGAAAGCACATTGGACTTAGCATTACGCCTTGCCCATGCAAAAGCAGCTGCGGTTGCTAAAGAACATCCGGATGCTTGGGTAATTGGCTCCGATCAGGTCGCCGATCTTTGTGGCGCAGCGATTGGTAAACCCGGCAACTTTGAAAGCGCCTTAGCGCAATTGCAACTCATGCGTGGCCAAACAGTCACCTTCCAAACTGCCTTGTGTTTGATGAAATGTGAGATCCAAACAACTCTGTGCGTTCCGACCGAAGTGACTTTTCGCAAACTCTCGGATGATGTTTTAGAAAATTACTTATTAGCAGAAGAGTCTTATGACTGTGCAGGCAGCGCCAAATCTGAAGGCCTAGGCATCAGCCTACTGGAATCAATTAAGAGTGATGACCCAACAGCACTTATAGGCTTGCCACTCATTGCGTTGACAGGCTTGTTACGCGATGCTGGTTTTTTCATTCCAGTAAACAATATTCAGCAATAA
- a CDS encoding RluA family pseudouridine synthase: MKAEPISKPSKVKTSAPAAVHLQTIGSEEAGQRLDNYLLRWAKGVPKSHVYRIIRSGEVRVNKKRVEPTTRLVAGDVVRVPPVRIAEPAQMAAVNTAQTKSRAHGYSDKMPILFEDEALLIVNKPAGLAVHGGSGIALGVIETLRITRPELKFLELVHRLDRDTSGVLLLAKKRSALVGLHRQIREGQTDKRYYLLAHGEIVQGAQTMQLKYPLQKYLLLNGERRVRVDPDGLPSHTALRVTQTFKRENATITLAEAQLKTGRTHQIRVHLQKLGHAILGDDKYGFEDLDKLTKSKRLYLHAHLAGFTNPRTGEKMRIESPLPLEFTALIKTFEQ, encoded by the coding sequence ATGAAAGCCGAACCCATTTCTAAGCCTTCCAAGGTCAAAACTTCCGCCCCTGCTGCTGTTCATCTTCAGACCATTGGTTCAGAAGAAGCTGGCCAACGCCTGGATAACTATCTACTGCGCTGGGCTAAAGGAGTGCCTAAAAGCCATGTTTACCGAATTATTCGGTCTGGAGAAGTGCGGGTGAATAAAAAGCGAGTTGAACCAACGACCCGCTTGGTCGCAGGGGATGTGGTTCGCGTTCCTCCGGTTCGGATTGCCGAACCCGCTCAAATGGCAGCAGTCAACACCGCCCAAACTAAATCCCGGGCGCATGGCTACTCGGACAAAATGCCCATTCTTTTTGAAGATGAGGCACTTTTAATAGTGAATAAGCCTGCTGGTTTGGCTGTCCATGGTGGCTCCGGTATCGCCCTTGGGGTAATTGAAACACTACGAATTACTCGCCCTGAACTCAAGTTTTTGGAATTGGTGCATCGCTTAGACCGCGATACCTCGGGAGTTTTGTTATTGGCGAAAAAGCGTAGCGCATTGGTGGGGCTTCATCGTCAAATCCGTGAAGGTCAAACCGACAAGCGTTACTACTTGCTTGCGCATGGTGAAATCGTGCAGGGCGCTCAAACCATGCAGCTCAAATACCCGTTGCAAAAATACCTTCTGCTCAATGGCGAGCGTCGCGTTCGGGTAGACCCAGATGGTTTGCCGAGTCATACCGCATTAAGAGTGACCCAAACATTTAAGCGTGAGAACGCCACCATTACCCTCGCTGAAGCTCAGCTAAAAACGGGGCGTACCCATCAAATTCGAGTGCACTTGCAAAAATTGGGGCATGCGATTTTGGGTGATGATAAGTATGGCTTTGAAGATTTAGACAAGTTGACTAAATCCAAGCGCTTATACCTACACGCTCATCTGGCTGGCTTTACCAATCCGCGTACCGGTGAAAAGATGCGCATTGAATCACCATTGCCTCTGGAATTTACCGCCCTAATAAAAACTTTTGAGCAGTAA
- a CDS encoding ribonuclease E/G, with protein sequence MKRMLFNATQQEELRVAIVDGQKLIDIDIEAAGREQRKGNIYKGVITRIEPSLEACFVNYGEERHGFLPCKEVARSYFKEGIDVRNASIKDVLREGQEIIVQVEKEERGQKGAALTSFVSLAGRYLVLMPNNPRGGGVSRRIDGEDRQELREAMSQLEVPDGMSIIARTAGIGRDATELQWDLSYLMQLWKAIDEAAKGNSAPLLIYLESSLVIRAIRDYFQPDIGEILIDTDDIYEQAAAFMSVVMPDNLPRVKRYQDDVPLFSRFQIEHQIETAYSRTVPLPSGGAIVIDHTEALVSVDVNSARATRGSDIEETATRTNLEAADEIARQARLRDLGGLIVIDFIDMESSKAQKDVENRLRDALRHDRARVQMGKISKFGLMEMSRQRLRPALSEGSHVTCPRCNGTGHIRDTESSALQVLRIIQEEAMKENTAAIHTQVPVEVAAFLLNEKRAEVIKIETRFKVNVLMVPNKHLETPHYKLERLRHDDPRLDDQKASYVMAEEAARELETDTTVSKKDAEVNVRPEAAVKGITPTQPAPISQPRPARTDKVKAETSGGFFGFIKKLFSSSPAVEEKPAPSNNRGRNQGRNGKGGDRNRGRNRRGERNGDRAERPAANTAEGIATEGGNNNRNGNRNNRNGNRNQNGPKPERQEGNRNQANAAAVTPATEAAPGNEATTSGADGEERRGRGRGQRGERTENNGETSNATVVATPSASPFAGPPVGMGGASESMPIQNIVNSFGNAKPVTENQERQERAPRAPRQSNRPAQNTAPASAPANQTSEPVSAVVAATVEVISKPAPELPTVAFQALEETPLHSVLQSAGMIWVATDSSKHAEAQSQIQAEPVAHNLGGAPKPAASLPEGPMVLIETGGQEKTV encoded by the coding sequence ATGAAACGCATGTTGTTTAATGCAACCCAACAAGAAGAGTTGCGAGTTGCCATCGTTGATGGTCAAAAACTCATAGATATCGATATCGAAGCTGCCGGCCGTGAACAACGCAAAGGCAACATTTACAAAGGTGTCATTACACGCATTGAACCTTCCCTTGAGGCCTGCTTTGTCAATTACGGCGAAGAGCGTCATGGCTTCTTGCCATGCAAGGAAGTTGCCCGCAGTTACTTTAAAGAGGGTATCGACGTCCGCAATGCCTCCATTAAAGATGTTCTGCGCGAAGGTCAAGAAATCATTGTTCAAGTAGAAAAGGAAGAGCGCGGCCAAAAAGGCGCCGCCCTTACCTCCTTTGTCTCCTTGGCAGGTCGTTATTTGGTATTAATGCCAAATAACCCACGTGGAGGCGGCGTTTCTCGTCGCATTGATGGCGAAGACCGTCAAGAACTCCGTGAAGCGATGTCTCAGTTAGAAGTGCCTGATGGTATGAGCATCATTGCTCGCACTGCTGGTATTGGTCGCGATGCCACTGAGTTGCAATGGGACTTAAGCTACCTGATGCAATTGTGGAAAGCAATTGATGAAGCCGCAAAAGGAAACTCTGCACCACTATTGATTTACCTTGAATCTAGCTTGGTCATTCGCGCGATTCGTGATTACTTCCAGCCGGATATTGGTGAGATCCTCATCGATACCGATGACATCTACGAACAAGCTGCCGCATTTATGTCTGTCGTTATGCCAGACAACTTGCCACGCGTGAAGCGCTACCAGGATGACGTACCCTTGTTCTCACGCTTTCAGATTGAGCATCAAATTGAAACTGCGTACTCACGTACCGTGCCACTGCCATCTGGTGGCGCTATCGTGATCGATCACACCGAAGCTTTGGTTTCTGTGGACGTGAACTCCGCACGCGCAACCCGTGGCTCTGATATTGAAGAAACTGCTACTCGCACCAACTTAGAAGCTGCCGATGAAATCGCCCGTCAAGCACGTTTACGTGACTTAGGTGGTTTGATTGTGATTGACTTCATTGATATGGAGTCCAGTAAGGCACAGAAGGATGTTGAGAATCGCTTACGCGATGCTCTGCGTCACGACCGTGCGCGCGTACAAATGGGCAAGATTTCCAAGTTTGGTTTGATGGAAATGTCACGCCAACGCTTGCGTCCCGCGCTATCTGAAGGCAGCCATGTAACCTGCCCACGCTGTAATGGTACTGGCCATATTCGCGATACTGAATCTTCCGCATTGCAAGTTCTACGCATCATCCAAGAAGAGGCAATGAAGGAAAATACAGCTGCGATTCATACTCAGGTACCAGTTGAAGTCGCTGCGTTCCTCCTGAATGAAAAACGCGCTGAAGTAATCAAAATTGAGACGCGCTTCAAAGTCAACGTCTTGATGGTTCCAAACAAGCATCTAGAAACTCCACATTACAAATTAGAGCGTTTGCGTCATGACGATCCCCGTCTTGACGACCAAAAAGCTAGCTACGTGATGGCAGAAGAAGCTGCACGTGAACTCGAGACAGACACCACAGTAAGCAAAAAGGATGCTGAAGTTAACGTGCGCCCTGAAGCTGCCGTGAAGGGGATCACCCCAACACAACCTGCGCCTATTAGCCAACCACGTCCTGCTCGCACAGATAAAGTGAAAGCAGAAACCTCAGGCGGCTTTTTCGGATTTATCAAAAAACTCTTCTCCTCATCTCCAGCGGTCGAAGAGAAGCCAGCGCCAAGCAATAACCGTGGTCGCAACCAAGGTCGTAACGGCAAGGGTGGCGATCGCAATCGCGGTCGTAATCGTCGCGGTGAACGCAACGGAGATCGTGCCGAGCGTCCAGCAGCAAATACAGCGGAAGGCATAGCTACAGAAGGTGGCAATAACAATCGCAACGGCAATCGCAATAACCGCAACGGCAATCGCAATCAGAACGGTCCTAAACCTGAGCGTCAAGAAGGCAATCGCAACCAAGCTAACGCAGCAGCTGTAACTCCAGCTACTGAAGCGGCCCCTGGCAACGAAGCAACTACTAGTGGCGCAGATGGCGAAGAGCGTCGTGGTCGTGGTCGTGGTCAACGTGGTGAGCGTACTGAAAACAATGGTGAAACCAGTAATGCAACTGTTGTAGCGACTCCCTCGGCAAGTCCTTTTGCAGGCCCTCCTGTAGGAATGGGTGGCGCATCTGAAAGCATGCCAATTCAGAACATTGTAAATAGCTTTGGAAATGCTAAGCCTGTGACTGAAAACCAAGAAAGACAAGAACGCGCACCACGTGCTCCACGTCAATCCAATCGCCCTGCGCAAAACACTGCTCCCGCATCAGCACCAGCCAATCAAACTTCAGAACCTGTATCTGCAGTGGTAGCTGCAACCGTTGAAGTGATTAGCAAGCCGGCACCAGAACTTCCTACAGTAGCTTTCCAAGCGCTTGAAGAAACTCCGTTGCACAGCGTTTTGCAATCAGCAGGCATGATCTGGGTTGCAACTGACTCCTCTAAACATGCGGAAGCGCAAAGCCAAATTCAGGCTGAGCCTGTTGCACATAACTTAGGCGGAGCGCCTAAGCCTGCAGCCAGTCTTCCTGAAGGCCCAATGGTTTTAATTGAAACCGGCGGCCAAGAAAAAACGGTTTAA
- the plsX gene encoding phosphate acyltransferase PlsX, which yields MSVTLAIDAMGGDHGVVVTVPAACDFLEKHSDVNIILVGDPDLIKQVLSKSPKAPMERIQIISASEVVLMDDPIEIALRRKKDSSMRVAIMQVKEGVADAVISSGNTGALMAISRYILKTLEGIDRPAIATAIPNELGLGTTMLDLGANADCEPMHLVQFAQMANVMVQVVDGKQNPSIGLLNIGEEVIKGNEVVKQTSELLRQTSLNFYGNVEGNDIFKGTTDVVVCDGFVGNVVLKASEGLAKMMSGLIREEFNRSWLTKLMAMCAMVSLLTVKKRVDHRRYNGAVLLGLRGCVIKSHGSADSYAFGFALDRAYEAAKNRMVERIAAAFVVETKV from the coding sequence ATGAGCGTTACTCTTGCTATTGATGCCATGGGCGGAGATCATGGGGTCGTCGTGACGGTTCCTGCTGCCTGCGATTTTCTGGAGAAGCATTCTGATGTGAATATCATCCTGGTTGGTGATCCTGATTTAATCAAGCAAGTCTTGAGTAAATCTCCCAAAGCTCCCATGGAGCGCATTCAAATTATTTCCGCTAGTGAAGTTGTCTTGATGGATGATCCGATTGAGATTGCTTTGCGTCGCAAAAAAGATTCATCTATGCGTGTTGCCATCATGCAAGTGAAAGAAGGTGTCGCCGATGCGGTGATCTCTTCTGGCAATACCGGCGCGCTCATGGCGATCTCCCGTTACATCCTGAAAACGCTTGAAGGCATTGACCGTCCTGCCATTGCTACCGCCATCCCTAATGAATTAGGGCTTGGTACAACCATGTTGGATCTGGGTGCTAATGCGGATTGTGAGCCAATGCACTTAGTTCAGTTTGCGCAAATGGCGAACGTGATGGTGCAGGTGGTTGATGGCAAACAGAATCCTTCGATTGGTCTTCTCAATATTGGCGAAGAAGTGATTAAGGGTAATGAAGTGGTTAAACAAACCAGCGAGTTACTACGTCAAACCTCTTTAAATTTTTACGGCAACGTAGAAGGTAATGACATCTTCAAGGGCACTACTGATGTTGTGGTGTGCGATGGCTTTGTTGGTAATGTGGTCTTAAAGGCCAGTGAAGGCTTGGCGAAGATGATGAGTGGGCTCATTCGCGAAGAATTTAATCGCTCATGGCTAACTAAATTGATGGCGATGTGCGCTATGGTGTCCTTATTAACGGTGAAAAAACGTGTTGATCATCGCCGTTATAACGGTGCGGTATTGTTAGGGTTGCGCGGCTGCGTCATTAAGAGCCATGGTTCGGCAGACAGTTATGCCTTTGGCTTTGCATTGGATCGCGCTTATGAAGCGGCTAAAAATCGCATGGTAGAGCGTATTGCCGCAGCCTTTGTGGTGGAGACAAAAGTATGA
- the rpmF gene encoding 50S ribosomal protein L32 — translation MAVQQNKKSPSKRGMHRAHEFLTAPATAVEATTGEAHLRHHISPNGYYRGRKVVKTKND, via the coding sequence ATGGCCGTTCAACAAAACAAAAAATCACCTTCCAAACGTGGTATGCATCGTGCGCACGAATTTTTGACAGCACCTGCTACGGCTGTTGAAGCCACAACTGGTGAGGCTCATTTGCGCCATCACATTTCACCTAACGGCTACTATCGTGGTCGTAAAGTTGTTAAAACTAAAAACGACTAA
- a CDS encoding SAM-dependent methyltransferase: MAKLGTLYLVPNTLGDDGRIEQLPWVLPAETITQSATLKHWIVEDAKTARALLKAIDSISPLACTIQEMQMSEWRGAARNAKYGDSVKPADLLKPLLAGNGMGLMSEAGVPGVADPGAELVLAAHKLGAQVKPLVGPSSILLGLMASGLNGQRFAFQGYLPHDTHERTAKLKQLEIESRKLQQTQIWIETPYRNTAMLMACIHSLAPQSLLCLGVDLSLPSEMITTLSIAGWRKRYPNEAACASLQNRPTVFLLLA; this comes from the coding sequence ATGGCAAAACTAGGCACACTCTATTTAGTTCCCAACACATTGGGTGATGACGGTCGTATAGAGCAGTTGCCATGGGTTCTGCCTGCGGAAACCATTACCCAGTCAGCCACACTTAAACACTGGATTGTGGAAGACGCCAAAACAGCGCGCGCTTTGTTGAAAGCAATCGATTCCATTTCACCATTAGCATGCACGATTCAAGAAATGCAGATGAGCGAATGGCGTGGCGCAGCACGCAATGCAAAATATGGCGACTCAGTAAAACCTGCTGATTTACTCAAGCCTTTGCTTGCTGGCAATGGCATGGGCTTGATGTCAGAAGCCGGTGTACCGGGCGTTGCGGACCCTGGCGCAGAACTGGTCTTGGCGGCGCATAAGCTTGGCGCTCAAGTAAAACCACTTGTTGGCCCCAGCTCTATTTTGTTGGGCTTAATGGCGAGCGGACTCAACGGGCAACGCTTTGCATTTCAGGGGTATTTGCCACACGACACTCATGAACGCACTGCCAAGCTCAAGCAGCTAGAAATTGAATCTCGTAAATTACAACAAACCCAAATTTGGATTGAGACACCATATCGCAACACTGCGATGTTGATGGCTTGCATCCATTCTTTGGCACCACAAAGCTTGCTATGTCTTGGCGTGGATCTCAGCCTTCCATCGGAAATGATTACGACCCTCTCCATTGCAGGCTGGCGTAAACGCTACCCCAATGAAGCCGCCTGCGCTTCATTACAAAACAGGCCAACCGTATTTCTACTATTGGCCTAA